In one Brassica oleracea var. oleracea cultivar TO1000 chromosome C9, BOL, whole genome shotgun sequence genomic region, the following are encoded:
- the LOC106319330 gene encoding protein phosphatase inhibitor 2-like encodes MADSKKGRVQWDEANIVEIESNKPVRQKITEPKTPYHPMIDDDGSLSPRGRSFDECVDDMQRTEELRNVLNEAAASSSRNTSQGSGSGGWSSSEEDEADPMDQDDEDVDGEKNARFNELRRVHYDEFRKVKEMRSSGSFYEEEEEDDGAKGSKTVATTSRHTKGVKKEVDAATTA; translated from the exons ATGGCTGATTCAAAAAA GGGGCGTGTGCAGTGGGATGAAGCTAATATAGTGGAAATTGAATCTAACAAGCCTGTTAGGCAGAAGATCACTGAACCTAAGACACCCTACCACCCTATGATCGATGATGATG GTTCTCTGTCTCCTAGAGGCAGGTCGTTTGACGAATGCGTTGATGATATGCAACGTACGGAAGAACTGAGGAACGTTCTCAACGAGGCAGCAGCTTCCTCAAGTAGGAATACTAGCCAGGGGTCTGGTTCTGGTGGCTGGAGCTCGTCGGAGGAGGATGAAGCAGATCCAATGGATCAAGATGATGAAG ATGTGGATGGTGAGAAAAACGCACGTTTCAACGAACTCAGAAGAGTACATTACGATGAGTTTCGGAAGGTGAAGGAAATGAGGTCTTCAGGGTCGTTCTATGAAGAAGAGGAAGAAGATGATGGAGCAAAAGGCAGTAAAACAGTGGCAACTACCTCACGTCACACTAAAGGCGTTAAAAAAGAGGTCGATGCAGCCACGACAGCTTGA
- the LOC106319331 gene encoding putative uncharacterized protein DDB_G0287975, translating to MEIRVKCGCGEEECSEWMIVELQGVVETQSSFQGSVQNLEIGRLCHSDSSQETYTFTVGYHELTGSKVTLKKPLLVLKKLQKGTDGSSKKETELEVVGIIRSKILFKTRPKPLFSGTN from the exons ATGGAGATTCGAGTGAAGTGTGGGTGTGGAGAAGAGGAGTGTAGCGAGTGGATGATCGTAGAACTCCAAGGCGTCGTGGAAACTCAGTCTTCGTTCCAAGGTTCTGTTCAGAATCTCGAGATCGGTCGTCTCTGTCACTCCGATTCCTCCCAG GAAACCTACACGTTCACGGTGGGTTACCATGAACTCACGGGCTCCAAGGTGACTCTGAAGAAACCATTGTTGGTTTTGAAGAAGCTTCAAAAGGGTACAGATGGTTCTTCAAAGAAAGAAACGGAACTGGAAGTTGTCGGGATTATAAGGTCAAAGATCTTGTTTAAGACCAGACCTAAGCCTCTCTTTTCAG GAACAAATTAG
- the LOC106319329 gene encoding ADP-ribosylation factor-related protein 1-like encodes MFSLMHGLWTYMFSKTEFHVLILGIDKAGKTTFLEKLKTIYSISEGLPHDRIVPTVGLNIGRIEVANAKIVFWDLGGQPGLRSIWEKYYEEAHALIYLIDAACPSRFEDSKSALEKALRHEDLQGAPLLILANKQDLPNAVSAEELDRYLDLKKLDERVYMFEAASGYDGRGIKESIEWLVGVMERSKRTEALRARAGYVPVPTS; translated from the exons ATGTTTTCTCTAATGCATGGATTGTGGACTTACATGTTCAGCAAAACTGAGTTCCATGTCCTCATTCTTGGTATCGACAAAGCTGGCAAAACG ACGTTCCTGGAGAAGTTGAAAACGATATACTCAATCTCAGAAGGTCTCCCACATGATCGGATTGTTCCTACTGTTGGCCTTAATATTGGTCGTATTGAAGTCGCCAATGCTAAAATCGTCTTTTGGGACCTTGGAGGTCAG CCTGGTTTGCGTTCGATTTGGGAGAAGTATTATGAAGAAGCACACGCATTGATATATTTGATCGACGCAGCTTGCCCATCCCGCTTTGAAGACTCAAAATCCGCTCTAG AAAAAGCACTGCGGCACGAGGATTTGCAAGGAGCGCCTCTTTTGATATTGGCAAACAAGCAA GATCTCCCAAATGCTGTCTCAGCTGAGGAGCTAGACCGATACCTGGATCTAAAGAAACTAGACGAAAGGGTGTACATGTTTGAAGCAGCTTCTGGATATGATGG GCGAGGAATCAAAGAGAGTATAGAATGGCTGGTGGGAGTGATGGAGAGAAGCAAAAGAACGGAAGCATTAAGAGCCCGTGCAGGATATGTTCCTGTCCCAACTTCCTAG